ATTTAGTAATTTTCTCTGTGTCTATTGGCTGTTGCAACTTCAGAAAGCCAgacagttaaaataataataataattaaagccgcaagcggcgatggcgggccctcgctcacccatgccaccgcggggcctgaggcatggcggggctgtggcgtgaagcagaaagtgagaaaaaacctggaaggaggccaaaaatgcaatgtttcgttcatccagtagggggcagtcacaggtagttacacatatggtctggtgtggtctggtgtgttcagggcggccactcatcagtcatgtgaagtttggagtgaattggacaaagcatgaaggagttatgagaggttgatggttcatccaccagggggcagtagagtgtaacaaaacacaagcggttgcgttcagggtgggacagtgattacacatgtgaagttttgtggaaatcgcacaatgatgatgtaaaatatggcacttcctgtttccactagggggcgacacgagtgagatcgcctatgagtgaatggagacgttgaggtcggcaccctggacctgtgtaccaattttcatgatgatacgagttcaataaagccatcaaaaagccaaacgtattttcatggcgaggaattgatggtcaccgcgtcgccacacggatgccattactcgtagcttcacagtcttcataatgtagcttcaccaactggttctgaatgaagttgatggaagttgaatcttagttaacttcctgttaccaccggggggcgctatgagttacgtgggaagttaatatatcgggacgttcagggcggagccatcatcatgtccagcaagtttgaagctgattggatgaagtatgtgggcgtgagagccactcgtatgtacatggcgagcacgccaaagttagatgagccctggcagacacgccctttgacctacggatgcgcagagcacaacttaagctcagctaggtctggagatgttgcgtacctaatttgaacttgatcgggcgaacgctgtgggaggagttcattttaggcgggaaaaatcaaaaccaaaatggccgacttcctgttgggttgaggtcatgaggtcaagaggcttttttgcatatctgggtataatacatatgtgtaccgaattttgtgagcataggacaaagttagcaaaattccctatgggcatttttggactttgtagggggcgctattccgccattctgcgtcgaccatgtgcgaccacccaaaaatatcgaatttcggatgaggccggacgtccgtgcaaaagtataagcattttcgcatttgggaaaggggcgaaattggggcacgaaatgtcggaataataataataataataataataataaacattacaatttcaatagggctttcgccaggcgacttgcagtcgccgctcgggccctaataataataataataataataataataataataaacattacaatttcaatagggctttcgccaggcgacttgcagtcgccgctcgggccctaataaacattacaatttcaatagggctttcgccaggcgacttgcagtcgccgctctggccctaataataataataataataataataataataataataataataataataataattaatattattattattattgttactaatactactaataataatgataatactactactactactagtactactactactaataatttTACTAAAGCAAAGGGTAacatttaaatctgcattaattgatttggccacttgggggcagtggaaacactatttaaaaaacacatttttacacatccagcagacattaGGTTTCATCTGGATTTGTGTTTATTGCAATCACATGAACATGAGTCTGATTTTCACACTTCTTAGTTTCTAAATgcttttagctgctaaatgcaaAACAAAGGCAGAAAAATGCTCCATATGGCTGAGGGAAACTGAATAGTTAGATCACCATTCTCTGTAGGGTTGTCAATAGGATATTATATTGTCACTGATTCATATTGTGGATTGATCTTGATGTTTGTGATGGTGTAACCCTCAATGTAAACTGTGCTCATGTTTGTCTTGTCTAAGTGTCACCACCTCTGACCTATGATGGGTGTGCCATTTGCTGTGCTGGGCAGCAGGTCGTTCATGATGAGCAggaagacagtgtagcccaggATAAGGGTCATCTTAAAGGAGGCACGGTCCACACTGTGGGGAGGCAGGTAGAAAGACAGGATGTCGATGAGCATGAGGAAGGAGCTGGGGATCAGCAGGTTGACCACATAGAGCACTGGACGCCGCTTTATGACCACCTGGAGAATGAGGAAGGGATGTCTAGTTTAGATGTATCTTTATGAAGTGATGTCTTGTATATGGGTTGATGGATTAACAATGGATGATGTATTACAAACATCCCTTAATCCCTTATCCCTTTCAAACAAAATGGCAATGACTACAACTTGAGGCTGAAGCAAATGCACAAGTGCCTTAAATGCTGGCTGACTGACTcacattcaaaaagcatcaattTCTCTCTACAAATGCTAagttaatcatttttttcaacaaataATGCCCTCAGTCATTTATTTCTGGCCCTCCAATaagtcattttggaaattattgctgtTAGTTAGATTTGTAGACtgatagtagctttgatgtctgccatgtgggCATTGATTTACAGCTGTGATCTACAGGTACCTCACTTGTTGCCAAATTAGCTGAAGCAGCAAACACTGTTTGCACTGCTCAGTGTTCCCCTAAAACTAGCGTTTGATTTGGTTCAAGGTAATGGGCAGTGTGTCCAGAGCATGAAAAGCAACACCCTGCTCTCCTTACCCAGAAAGTGATGATGTCCCACTCATCGATGCCAAACTTGAGAATGGAGGTCTCTCCCAGTATGTCCACAAGTTCCCACTCTCCACTGGCCTCTAGGTAACGTTTTGAGTTTCCAGACATCTCTTTAAAGGTCAGGGCTGGGCTCACCCTCACATCCCTTACTGTGAAGGAGAGGCACACAATGAGAGAGGAAAGCTGGCAAACCAGATTTATAGCACAATCTGAACTGTATAGCCTGACGTGTTACAAAATGATTTTCTGTAGAAGTTcccattttctgactttttgcCACTATTGAGCCAGCTTTAGGTTCAGTAGCCTATGAGTACATGAGTTTATGGCTGTGAATGTAAAGAAGTCTATTCTTACTGGTGTGCATATAAGAACCAAAAGTAAATGTGCAGTTCTGCACATCAAAAGGAAAACTGAAGATCTCCAGGTTGCAGGCTGAAACAAGCCGGAGCATCCTGTCCCAGCGAATGTGACCTGTGTGGTTGATGTAGACGTAAGGACATGCTTGGGAGACATCATCATCCACACTGGAGGGTAAAAGAAATAAGCAGAaacaaaatcacagaaaaacacaaaatataaggTAAAACCACAGGCACAATGCATACCAGCTTTGCATGCTGGTTTTTCTGACATTGTTTAACAGAGAAACTAATTTGCTTTGGTTATTCTTGAGGATGTTTGATGCACCTCCCTAGAGATGACACATTTGTGCATCGAGTGTAAGGTAAAacaatctgttttgtttgtgtgtacgtgACCCTCAGGGATCCATCAAAAAAGGTAAGTATAACTGGAGAACTTACAACTCATAAATGATGATGTCTGGAGACCACAGTTGCTTCACGGGGAGAGAAATCCTGGTGATACCGTCACACTCATCAGGATCCCAAACCAGGAACTCATGGTTCCAGTACTGTAATGAATCAATCAGAAATAATGCACTGTTACTcactgtaaaaatatatttttcaattaCTAATCCTCAATTCAATTTGAACtgtatattatactatattataccaTATACCATATTGGACTTGCATTAATATATTGAAAACAGCAGATGGTCCCTGTCAAAGTAATGAATACTGGCTATTATTTAATGTTAGAAGGTGGTAAGTCCAGAAAGAGAgtcttaaaaatgtcaaaaggcacaaaaaaaacGTTCCCATGTTCCCATTAACAATTGCTTCCAGGTAGTTGATAggatagtgttttttttaaaaatctaattattttaattattcctTTCATTGCCACTTACCAGTCTCAGCCACAGGAAAGTAGTGAGTATCTGGGTCTTCTCATTCTGAAATGCAATAGTAACAACTAGAGTAAACCTCATGTGAAGCTGAATGCTATGTGTAAACCATGTCACAGTTAAGTCAAGCTACAGTTTATATTATAATGAtgcagaaaaaataattatcaatACAAATTGTCAGTGATGCATATTTAAGCCTTGCTGTTGTAAACCTGTTTGTTTCTAAATTGCCTCATAGCGTATGTCCTTTGCATCACAATCAAGATCTAGATGCTCCTGGtatttttttgaataaataaataatgaattggCTAACTCACCACCCCCAGGACAGCATACAGTGTGAAAGAGATGTTGGCTATGGTGGGATTGCTGAGGTTCACTGCCGGCCTGAAGGATTGTAGGTCAAACACAGCCTGCATGGACTCATGGGTTGGACCACCGTGGCCTTCTTTACAGGACAGTTTAGTGTAACATAGagacactgacaaaaaaaagggaaaatggaaAGGGGGTGCACGAGgtgttttaaagaaatatattttgttttgtttttttggggtctaacttttatgcatttattagtTAGGGAGAGTAGAGAGAGGACATAAAGTGATAGGAGGATACCCCACAGGAAGGGGCtgttaaaaagctgtttatattttttttaaataacacttttAGACTAGCTCACCATCAATGattttgaaaaattaaaggGGCCAATTTGTAATTATAAAACTAagattaattgaaaatgaaagtaataTTATGTAGCACAGGGCAAATTCAATGATTGTTGACAGGTCTCAAGGACATTATAATTATTTGAACATGttccttaaaaaaatatatattatgacTTGTTACTCTAATTAGCTGAAAGATTAATTTTGAATCAGCACTTCAAAGAGTGAAATATGTTTCATAGTGAAATATGATACATATACCTAGAGATACAATATCACATGCAAAGACAAAAGTCAAGAAAATATGACAATGACATCGCACCACAAAGCTAAACCTGAAACTGCCACGATAAACTTTTACAATAATGACAGTACTGCTTATTACTCACATGAGGAATAAAAGGTTTTCAGTAGCAGAGCTACAAAATGCTttaagaaatacaaataaatcatcattacCTGACATTAAGAGTAAAACTGAAATCAAGTTGATCCTCTGCTGTGATGAACACATCCTGGACCAAATAGTACCCGAAGTATCCTTC
The Scomber scombrus chromosome 8, fScoSco1.1, whole genome shotgun sequence DNA segment above includes these coding regions:
- the LOC133985214 gene encoding 5-hydroxytryptamine receptor 3A-like; the protein is MQAVFDLQSFRPAVNLSNPTIANISFTLYAVLGVNEKTQILTTFLWLRLYWNHEFLVWDPDECDGITRISLPVKQLWSPDIIIYEFVDDDVSQACPYVYINHTGHIRWDRMLRLVSACNLEIFSFPFDVQNCTFTFGSYMHTIRDVRVSPALTFKEMSGNSKRYLEASGEWELVDILGETSILKFGIDEWDIITFWVVIKRRPVLYVVNLLIPSSFLMLIDILSFYLPPHSVDRASFKMTLILGYTVFLLIMNDLLPSTANGTPIIGIYFSVCLALMVISLLETVIITNVLHHNSMKFQEVPHWVRVVVLKHIANLICYHWQEDIPPPSIPQKDKPESSNGSGPSIQPVSQTTDQHPTSNVVELPSLPELQQICQYLSDLRAHLTSLQKESELQDQWCHVGYVLDFLLFRIYLLLISCYALVIISMWCIWISQS